The genomic interval agataaatgactcaATTTTACgtaaaattaagttaataaaCTACATAAGGTATTTTATCCATAAATATTCAtaacacattaattttttatctcacttttatttatatttcatttgaataaaatattttattattttggctCCGTGTATATTTAAAGACTTCAGAGTTCAGATTACTTTTACttcctttttcaattttttttgcaaCTTCCTAGGAAAAGAGGATGGTGAAAAGCTTCAGtgctatattttaattaaagggTCTAAAAGAATCtcactttaataataataatgcacTTTTAGTAAAGGTATGTAAAGTATGGATTGCAGGATTGACTGATGAAGCTTATATAGCCCAACATATTCAAACACTTAGTTGCTTTATATCTTTCTTGTTATTTACTTCATATTCCATTTGATGCTTATGTAGAATGCTGGATATATTAAGGAGCTAATTTTCAATAGTTATAAGTGTAATCATATTACAAAGCAACTTGCAAATTTACACACCCCAACATGAAGTTTTCAATACTTCAACCGCAAAATCTACGAGACACGAGTGAAAATATTATTGGGAAAAAACTCAAATCTCATATTCATTAGAGATATAGCTTAACTGAAGTTTAAAAACTTAAACAATCGTCATCTAAGAAGTTGATTTTGTAGAGGTGATTATAGAACGAATTTAATACAGCACCAATGACTTGTAATTCATAGAAATTTGACTTCCCAATCTTTAAAATGTATGAGATTAGTAGCATGGCTGTTACACAAAAGAATCGATTATTGGCACAACGGTTAGAACAATACCGCAATTTGATCAAAAAGTTTATACTCCACAAGAAAATGAAACAGGCTTTTGTAACAGTTGGTTTTATGTTAATGTTAATGACAGCCTATTGTTCTGCAGGTATAGTTATAGTTACTTGGTGGTTTATGTTGTCAAATACTTCTAGCCTTAACTTTGATAAGTGTAAAATTTTAACTGTACTTGCTGATTTTGGATCTTAAGATAAGACAGACAATGATTTCATTGCTGATAGCAATATCTAAGAGAAACTATTTAATTCAGCATTATATATACAATTTGAATCTATCAAAGAGCAAAATATGTTACAAGATACAATGTGGTCATCTATTCAAAGAAGCTCTAGCTAGAGGTGCATCCTTACCATGCTACAAAAAGGTTTGATGCCTAAGAAACctataacaataaaaacaactatacaaatcaataattttatgttGTTTCCTTTTGTCTAATCTTTAGACCAGACAAGAAAATTTGAGGAAAACAAACCGGGCCAAGGGTGTTGCTCACCGCAACTGCCATCAGCAACAAAATGCAGTGATCAAAACGTAGCGATATTTAAAATCTCCCCAGAAAAGAACTTGTATTGTATCTTTCCTAACCCGTTTTGCCCCTTCATATGATGTGATCTCTATGTACACAAGTTTTAATTCTAATTAACTCCTAAGCTAGAGCACCAAAAAGCACTGTGTCAGCAAATCATCTGAGAGCACGGCATTCTTATCGGCGAGAACACAACAGTCAGTCGTGCGTGATCAGAAAGAGAGTAGTCTTCGGGCCATCTACCCTTCTCCACCTCAGGAGGGAACAAAACTGCATTTTTTACACTGAAACCAATTGTTTGTTCTTGAGCATCATTCAAACCGTCGTCCTGCTCCCTATCCTTGTTGTCGTCTCTTTGATCTAAAACCGTTGAATTCCAGACCTGCTGCTGCAGCCGCATAATAGCGAGACCATGATTTAGCAAACAAACTAGGAACAAAAGCAGACAAGCTTGTGTGATATATTgttgtttatatataatttcatgCAAAATACTTTACCAGAAATTCTTTATAATCAAGAACACCGTTTCCGTCTATGTCAGCTTGGACCCACAACTCCTTTATCTCTGCCTCACTCAACCCATGGCAATGACCAATTAAATTGAGCTGCACAGagtgaaaaacaaaaaaagaactTTATTACCACTTCGATTTCACAAACAAGCATGTCCATTGAATGAACTTATAGAGTGCTAATCCCACGGTTAATAAAGCAACGTACCTGTCGAAGTGCTTCACAGAAACCAGAATAAGTAATACAATCTTCATTATCAACCTTTAGAAAGGCGAATGCATCACTTTCTGTCAGTGAAGCTCTCCGCAATAGATACTGAAAAATGGAGAAGTTTTAACATTATACATGTAAAAATCCTAACAAAGATGGTAAAAATAAGTCCAAGACCAAACGCTATATGATTGATTACCTTAAACATGCCAAACACTGCTTCGCTCCAACTTGCTTTTAGTAATTTTCGATATTTGTCAGGATTTAGAAGCCAAATAAAATCAACAGCGCATATATTTCCCCGATGGTTGCGGTGACTAACCCACTGCATTGACATAACGTAGAATAAGTATAAGTGATTAACTTATTATCCAAAAGAAAAATTCTAAAGACAATGCTAAATAATGACCTTGTCAGCATCTGCATCGGTGTACTGGTGTGCGGTATCATAAGACGATACAAAACCCTGAGACCGGAGGAACTTGTAAACATGGCCCCGTTTGCTTCCATTCCAATCACTAAGAAATAAATTGTTGTCAATAAAACACTTTCAAGAGTTTTAAGAAAAAGAAGTACATGGAAATTTATAGAGTTTAATTACCCGCATAGCATGATTGGCATTGGCTTGAGTTGGAAATCATTTTGATAAGATTCTACATATTGAAGTATCTTATAGACCTGCAACAAAACGAAAATTTTATGGTAAGCCAAATAATTGAAAAGTGACTGGATACCGCTTGTGAATGCTTAGATACCTGTTTCAGTCGTACAAGAGATAGGGTTGCATCGTGAGGAAATAGCAGGTGAGTGTTAACAATCAGAATTTCCTGCCTAATTTCACTGTTTCGCCATTGTGAAAATGGAAAAGCTAGTTCAACATGTAACAACTGAGCTACACGATCACCACAGTCATTGAAGTGCAACTCCTtataattaagaatattaaagTATTCCTTTTGCACTGCAATTAGAAGACCTGTTACAACCAAAGGGTAACAACACTATATCAGAATATGCATTTTATATATACAAAACTTTTCAACAAGCGGTTTCTGAACAGAAGAAATTcttgaaaatattaatataacaatcaaTATACTAACATCTGtctatctaaaaaataaattactgaACAAGCATACGCATGtggaaaatataatttttactgTTATATTTCGAGGGTTACATTGGCTATCTTAGAGAATTAcatttacaagaaaaaaaaaaagagagggCATTTTTCCTCAATAAAAACATTtctaaataacttttcaacAAGTTGTGTGGTGTTCCTGCCAGATGAATTCAACAAATTATATGATTACATAATAAATCCCCAATGTCCAATggaaaaaagtaaatatttgtGAGAATAAAATGATGAAATTGTGACAATCAAAAGGGGCATTTTAGCAAAATTGAAGGAGAATGTGTATACCATCTCCACGGTTGTTAGTCCTTCCAAGCTTGAAACTAACATAACCAGCATCACCAAGTCTCTTCTCATACAAATTAACAAGTTCTTCATTTCCAATCCAAAACTCCtgcacaataaaaaatatagctTATGCAAAATGACAAAGACTCAATCCCATAGCAAAAGAAAAGAGACACAAACCTGAAGACAAATAATAGAAGACCTTTCATTCAAAAGCCAATCCAATATCCTATGATTCCTTGCCAACCAATATGCTCTGTAATCGCTCTCTCGGCAACTAGGGTCCTCATCATCGATGCGCTTGTAAATGGGAGCAAGAATGTTAAAAGTGGTACAAGTAATGCAAGGTTGTGGCTGATTATTATCCTTTAAGGAAGAAGCAATTGCAAAACTCCCAATCCTTGAAATTCTTCCCATACTCTTTGCCCACTTACCTGTTCTCATTCTACGTTAAAACCCACCACCAATAATCTCCCTCTGTATACAACAATGATGatcaaaacaataatatatttacgTAATTCCTTCAAAAGTGAAAACCCtcttcaataatatatatttctatAGAGACATTGCTGAATTTTCTATCATTATTAgtgttttaatatttgaaattaaatattgcTTTGCGTAAAGTAGAAAGAAGCAATGAAATAAAAGAGGTTTGGTTTTGTGATGATGAATTAAGATTTAAGATTTGAAAAGGGGGAAGAGAGGGAGGGAATAAGGGAATGTTGCCTCCCTCGGCGAAAGAGAGATAATAGGAAACGTTGTTTGTTGTCTTTGATTTGAGAAATGGGATTTCGTTTTACACACGTCATTACTTTTTTGGGCCATATAAATAGCTTTTCATCGCCGCGCTTAACTGCTCAACGGAAACAACATGCGATTATTTCGCATAATTAACCATTTTGACTTCCCACttccttttcattttcttctatgCGTAACATTGCTAAATACCATTATTaagtattaatatattaattgttaatttattaatgaGTCACACCCTAAATGTAGACATGTTAAATCAATTAATTGGACACATGTATCTATTGCACTTCAATTAATGTCAAATTACTACCTAGTCActattttataatgaaaaaataaataaatagtgtgTTATATTTTggtaattgttataaataaaaattaactactcttaaattatttaatgttattattttttaaataatataatgtaGTTAGTTGAATGTTTGATATTAAACATAGacaatttgataaatttgatttattttttatacaaaatttagaaaattaattgtGTTTGAGAAATTCTTAATGAAGATAAAAGtaacttttcttcttctttataatAGTGAACGGAGGTAGTATTTCATATATTGTTTTGTGAGAATAATTCTTGATTTGATTTTACACATCTTCATATCTAATTATAAATCGGTGTAGCTCATTTTCTCTAATGAGCATAAGATTAAGACTTTTtgaattcaataaatattaatgtttAAATTTGTGGATATAATCTATATGaaagtaatttttaattcaattattcaattcaaaaaatatttatttaatatgtattgtataatattattaaataaatgtaacTTTTAATGTGTTTAATATCTTCTCATACATACTTATGTATAAAAAATCGACATTTCCCTCAAATAATCTTTAAGATTATCAAAACAATAAcaaattaataactttttttaaataaggtTATTgcttaataaatataacatatgtTACggaatatattataatttatacagtaaattataattaaaatattataatatttctccAACTTTTATACAcgaaatattaaaaacatattcTAATAATGAAATATTGACGGCTGAACTATATTTTTCAGAACATACTAGCTTTTGTAGTGAGATTGTTGCTCAATATTTTCTAGTTCCATTGTCAGACGAACATGAGAAAATATCGAAACAATAAATGGTAGTATAGTTAATTGAACACCTACTTTGAACACGTGATGTTGTGGACAAATTACTgcataaaaattcatttatcgAACCAAACAGACCTTTAGAAACTCCCCAACCAAAAAGTTGTCAGTAAATGAAAATATCATATCATTCTTTCTCATTTGAGTCAATATTTGGCAATACAAGATACaacttaaaatcaatttatgctTCTCAATCATACTACACCACGTGAGATACTCCCCACCATACAAATTGTCTTCAAAAGACTACATTAGGCCTCGCTTAGGGGTATTTgtgaatgttttattttttaaaataattttaaaaacaatatgtTCAAATAAAACACAGGGCCGACCCAACACGTTATGAGGCTTAAAACGAAATGATTATATAAAaccttttcaaaatttaataaataaattattaatattttatttaataattatataaattttttttaacaaaattaatgacatttttaaatctattttttctatatttttcaaataatgaaataagacatttcaacgGTTATACGGCAACATCAAGTACTCGTGTAAATTTTttccatattttagttgaagaagaaaagaatGTGTTAGTAActcatgttaacaatatgttcacTATTTATCTCATGATCTCTCCATTTATAACTAGTATTTCTCATATTAATGATGTACTCACATTTTATctaatttgtaataaaataatttgtaataaaaacaaaatattttatttaatttatataaaattttatcaaaattagttttaagaatattaaaatCTGAGGCCTTTTtcatagataaataaaatatttgaggccttttttaaataaaaaatttgttttttagggAGGTCTAAAACGCTTGTTTTGGTCGCCTTACCCTTGAACCGGCTCCGgataaaacataattaaattggtttttaaaaataaaatatgttaaaacaaaatttttataattattaaccACTGTCGACCACCAATTAGacaaaaataacaacaacatgAGCCGTGGCCGGAAAAAAATAGCCAGAGTGAGTCGTAAGTAAATGGAGGCTGCAGATacaaattagttatatatgtttCGGGAAAAAGGATGTATTGGGCTAGACGAAACCTTCCTACGTCGTATCTAATATAAAGTACACAAACCGTATAAGTAGACACAGAGGCCgtagaaaaaaatttgttttttttttagggAGGCCTGCGCTTGTTTTGGTGGCCATACCCTTGAACTGGCTCTGGATAAAACATAGTTAaattggtttttaaaaataaaatatgttaaaacaaaaattttataattattaaccACTGTCGACCACCAATTAGACAAAAATAACAACCATACAATCACCACTTTCAATgactattaaaataataactatataaataaattataaatgtatattcttttaaattatttttattttttaaataataaaaaaataatatcgtAGACTTCATAAGATGTGCAAGATTCATACGtcataaaaatcttaaatatagTCAAAATAATTCTCccaaataattatgtttttatactaaaaactaaaaactaaaaattaagtCATAACTAAaactcaataaaaattaaaaccgaaaaactatcatattttagtTTAAGAAAAATAGTGAGGGTGAGTCGTAAGTAAATGGAGGCAGATAGAAATTAGTTATATAGGTCGGATATAATATAAAGCCCACAACCCGTATAAAACCCGCCGATAGAAATTAGTTATAGTAAATGGAAGCTGCAGATAGAAATTAGTTATATAGGCTGAAGTAAATGGAGGATGTATTGGGCTAGACCAAACCTTCGTACATCTCGGATCTAATATAAAGCCCACACTCCGTATAAGACCCGCCGAATAAAATTAACACTATATATCAATCTAGGGTTTAAGTTTTGCATTCTGGAGAGCGGTGAATCGCAGACACAGAGGCCGTAGAAGGAGACACAGTTAGTCGTCAAAATGAAAACTATTCTTTCTTCCGAAACCATGAACATCCCCGACGGCGTTAGCATCAAGGTTAACGCCAAGATCATCGAAGTCGAAGGCCCTCGTGGTAAGCTTGTCCGTGATTTTAAGCATCTCAACCTTGATTTCGATCTCATCACCGATGAGGACGGTAAGAAGAAGCTCAAGATCGACGCCTGGTTCGGTTCCAGGAAAACCTCTGCCTCCATCCGCACCGCCCTCAGTCACGTCGAGAATCTCATCACTGGTGTCACCAAGGGTTTCCGCTACAAGATGAGGTTCGTTTATGCTCACTTTCCGATCAACGCTAGCATTACTAATGATAGCAAGGCCATCGAGATCAGAAACTTCCTTGGCGAGAAGAAGGTACGCCATTAATggcttttaaatattttcatttcttcAATTTAGAGAACTGTATCATTTCGTGTTTGGATATACCACAAGCAACAATGtttatattgaaattatttaatttcttatttatttatagaaccCTAGTTTCATGCCAACTTGTAGTTAGATCATTTTGTCATGATTTACTTTCAATGTGATCATTAATATTTGTATGTAATTATCAATtcaaatgttttaattaataaatttgttttcatttaatatattattatttattatgtgaTTTACTAGTTTGAGAATTTGTGCTTTGAATTGAATATGTAATAGGTAAGGAAAGTGGATTTGCTTGATGGTGTTACCATTGTTCGATCTGAGAAGGTGAAAGACGAAGTTGTTTTGGATGGAAATGACATTGAACTTGTTTCTAGGTCATGTGCTCTTATTAACCAGGTACACTCTCTCTTGGGCTATCTACATATACCCTGTAGTTTGTAGTTGATTATTTTGCTTTTATACTTAGAtttctaagtttttttttttgtttgttttggaacAGAAATGTCATGTTAAAAACAAGGATATCAGGAAGTTTCTTGACGGTATTTATGTTAGTGAGAGGGGAACAGTAGCTGATGAGTAGATTGTGATACTGAAACCAACTTTTTGTAGTTTGATTCAAAGCTTCTTTTGTTGTGTGGCGAGTACTTGGACACAGTTTATCTTTTTCTTTGCTGGATGAGTTTGgattatttttgttatcaaaGTTTTATGTTTTGGAGtatcttatttaaaattatggCCTTTATTTTCCTTATGCTTCATTCTTAGTCACTCAATATTTCACAGGTTGTTAGATGAATTAATCTGTTTGTGAAAAGTGCAATAGCTACatcatttgattttatttggctgggtaatttttattgttttagaaATTTGATATATCAATTAGTAATATCAAATAAAAGCACCCTTCTTAAAAAGGGATATGCTAACAAGTGTCCCTTAAGGCATTTGATTAGGAATTTAATCTTGGAAGTTGTGCATTCAACCtcctataattttaaattttgataatttctACACAATAATTGTCTTATTTATTTGAGAATCCCAAATAATAGTTTCACTATTAATATATCGTTAATTCTTTATTTACCTCATtataatctttaaaattgaCTGTGTTGCCTAATTCTTCTATGTGCGCGTAAGGGAGGTTAAAGAGACACTTCCAGTTGCCTAATTCTTCTCTCTAGGGCAATTTGAAGCCTACGTTTACCTTTGAATGTTCTTAGTTGTTTAGAATATATATAATCATTGAAATTGTGAATCTTCAATTACAAATAATACGGTTGAGCTTTATTGTTGCTCCTGGTAATCTCATTTGCTTAGTCCCAAATATGCCCATATTGCAATGCACGAGTCTTTTGACCAGTTAGCTTATAGCCCTATCTTGGTGTCATCTACCAAGATAATCGAACTCTTTTACAATGTAAAGGCAACGACACTTAAATTTTGGTTGCTATTTTTGAATCCTGTTGCATATGTATGCTATGCAACCAAGTAATAGTTTTGATGTTTCTGCATAATTCGGTCAACCCGTAGTATGTCTTTAATGCACAATCTTGTTTGCATCCAGTTGTAGCCTTAATCTTTTCATTGTTAAACTACTTGATTTTCTTACCTCGATAGATGATCTGATCTGCACGACAGATTGCAAACGACTTCAAAAAGCTAAACTTTATTCCAACTTCAAAACACAGTTAACCAAATTGTTGTTAATAGTTTTCCTTGTTTTAGCCGTTGATGCTAATTGGATTCCTTAGTGTTTTTTAAAGAAAACTTAAATCCTTCATTCTACACAATTCCCTTATGCATGGTTTAATCATCATGATGTGTTGATATATCGTCAGAAGATGTCATCCTACACATTCATAAAATTggtctccttattttaaaattcgataGCTTTTGTCTCTCACtcagatttttaaattaaaaaatgactcTGACTTATTAttaatgacgtgacatacatttatatgatatataatcatctagatgtattaattattca from Cicer arietinum cultivar CDC Frontier isolate Library 1 chromosome 5, Cicar.CDCFrontier_v2.0, whole genome shotgun sequence carries:
- the LOC101493332 gene encoding uncharacterized calcium-binding protein At1g02270 isoform X1, with the translated sequence MRTGKWAKSMGRISRIGSFAIASSLKDNNQPQPCITCTTFNILAPIYKRIDDEDPSCRESDYRAYWLARNHRILDWLLNERSSIICLQEFWIGNEELVNLYEKRLGDAGYVSFKLGRTNNRGDGLLIAVQKEYFNILNYKELHFNDCGDRVAQLLHVELAFPFSQWRNSEIRQEILIVNTHLLFPHDATLSLVRLKQVYKILQYVESYQNDFQLKPMPIMLCGDWNGSKRGHVYKFLRSQGFVSSYDTAHQYTDADADKWVSHRNHRGNICAVDFIWLLNPDKYRKLLKASWSEAVFGMFKYLLRRASLTESDAFAFLKVDNEDCITYSGFCEALRQLNLIGHCHGLSEAEIKELWVQADIDGNGVLDYKEFLQQVWNSTVLDQRDDNKDREQDDGLNDAQEQTIGFSVKNAVLFPPEVEKGRWPEDYSLSDHARLTVVFSPIRMPCSQMIC
- the LOC101492999 gene encoding large ribosomal subunit protein uL6; translated protein: MKTILSSETMNIPDGVSIKVNAKIIEVEGPRGKLVRDFKHLNLDFDLITDEDGKKKLKIDAWFGSRKTSASIRTALSHVENLITGVTKGFRYKMRFVYAHFPINASITNDSKAIEIRNFLGEKKVRKVDLLDGVTIVRSEKVKDEVVLDGNDIELVSRSCALINQKCHVKNKDIRKFLDGIYVSERGTVADE
- the LOC101493332 gene encoding uncharacterized calcium-binding protein At1g02270 isoform X2, with translation MRTGKWAKSMGRISRIGSFAIASSLKDNNQPQPCITCTTFNILAPIYKRIDDEDPSCRESDYRAYWLARNHRILDWLLNERSSIICLQEFWIGNEELVNLYEKRLGDAGYVSFKLGRTNNRGDGLLIAVQKEYFNILNYKELHFNDCGDRVAQLLHVELAFPFSQWRNSEIRQEILIVNTHLLFPHDATLSLVRLKQVYKILQYVESYQNDFQLKPMPIMLCGDWNGSKRGHVYKFLRSQGFVSSYDTAHQYTDADADKWVSHRNHRGNICAVDFIWLLNPDKYRKLLKASWSEAVFGMFKYLLRRASLTESDAFAFLKVDNEDCITYSGFCEALRQLNLIGHCHGLSEAEIKELWVQADIDGNGVLDYKEFLQVWNSTVLDQRDDNKDREQDDGLNDAQEQTIGFSVKNAVLFPPEVEKGRWPEDYSLSDHARLTVVFSPIRMPCSQMIC